The Pieris napi chromosome 9, ilPieNapi1.2, whole genome shotgun sequence genomic sequence TTGTCCGCTCTACCGTCAGTTTTAGCtcaaaaacaagttttagaACAACAAACCCAGCCACTCACCCAAAATCCAATCATCGTGCAGGAACCATTACGAGAACCTACAAACCCATATCAACAAATTAATCAGTACCAACCTCAAATTCAAGCTTTCCCATTCCAACCGCAACCTGTTGTTTACCAACCTCAAGCAATCAATCCAGCTCAGACAAACCAATTTGCTCAGCCTCAATACCAACCAGGTCAAGTTCCGCAACCGAATCCAGATGTAGAAAACATTGAACCTACTGAACAACAGACTCAAACGCAAGTTCCTCAGTATCAAACACCAGTTTTTATACAGCCTCAAGCGCAGCCAGTTCAACCGAACCAATTCATCCAGCCCAACTTTGCGCAGCCTAATCCCTATGCTCAGCCCAATCAATTTGTCCAGCCTAGCCAAGTTCAACCAAATATTTTTCCACAAGCAGGACAGTATCAACCAATTATCCAACCCAATCAATACGCTCAACCCCAATTCGTTCAGGCATTTGAACAGCAACAATCAGGAGTAGACCAACAAGCGCAGCAACCTCAAATTATCTATCAAAATGTTCAACCTCAGTATTATCAACCAAGCCAATACCAAGATCAGGCTCAAGCCAACCAGTACGATATCCAGAACCAATATCCGCAAGCACAAGGACAAGTCGCTTTACAAAGTGGGATAAACGATCTGCCAGACAATGGCTTGGATGCAGAGGAACTCGAAGAAAACGAGGGAAATAGAGCAACCGCGGTTGCTACTGCTTTTGGTACCAGGTAAGTTCCTATCATTTTTAGAATCTCCATTTCGAACGATTAGACGCGCACCAAGCACTTACTCAGATGACTTACTTACAAATGTAGTTTCAAGTTTCATCTTGATATAGCtcttataattgttaattaactAACTTCGTTCGCACGTAAATTTAAAACGTAGAGGAAAATTGTTCATATCTAATTGTTGTCCTAGCAACATACAGTTAATATTTCCAATAATTCCTCATTAGTCaatgttttttatacaatGCATAAACTACCCTCTTGAGTCTTTGCATTGATGTATAAGTTAAGTTTAATGAGCAAATTTCATGCAAGAATGGTGGGTCATTATTGTGGAAGTAATAATATCGGGGTCGTAACTatccaatattaataaactaattaaaactcATCATTCAATTGTTTATGTAAGGTtagacaataaaattttacaaaatcaatACACAATTTCAAGCGTTAAGTCGTAACTTtcgttataatatatgtattttcataaataaaccCTATCACGTATTGGCAATGATAGCATTACacaatatacttaaatattcaGAACGAAACCTAATAGGGTAACATTTTAATACGACCTTGTCCTTAATACATCTGGAATGATGCGTCATGTCTGTTTGTCTGTCTAGATCTTTCGGttacaatttacattattatttaaagaacgCTTAACTTTGCAGAttgaaagttaaaattttttgaaatattaactGAAAGCGTAGGggtataaaacatttaaaatggcACAACCCCTTTttaggtctcagatttctgtattagtTTCATgatatcaatctaataggcaagtaggtgatcagcctcctgtgcctgacagacGCCGtcaagcaagccggtttccttgcGATGTTTTAattcaccgttcaagcaaattttaaatgcgcacttagaaagaaagtccattggtgcacagccgggttcGAGCCtaagacctcagggatgagagtcgctgaagccactagaccaacactgctgctTATAACAcatttagataaattaaacttatgaAGTCCTATAAAGTCCCAAATTCTTCCTGTTTCAGAACTCAGCCCCGTGTTGTTCCAACTTACGGCGCTCCAGCTCCCGTACCCACTTATCAAACAACCACGGAGGCCAATGATGAGGTACTagattaaacaaacaaaaatatgcaACACTTGcgtaataaacttaaaagctatttAAACATGGCATTCCTATCTGTAGACAGGGCAAAATGCTaactgttaataataataatattcggttaaataaattaatagtttaGCCAGAAGAATCATATATCCTGTGTTAATTATAATCATAAGCCCGAGTTGGTCTGTATGACCCTGATTTCATTTGGATGGTGCTGGTTCCATTTCCACTTATTAAATGATTGTTGTGTTTGCCCACAAATATGATTAGGTAGCGTTAAAGTCCTAGAGGACGGAGCGTGCTCCAATCCTAGACCCATCAATGCAGGCGTTCTGCAAGGTTGTGTTCTCTAGCCCACCCTGTTCGTTCTGCATACCAATGGCCTGTTGTACATCGCAACTGAAAAGGGTGCATTGCCGGTCAAAAATCATGAGGATATTTCCAGAGAAATTGGCGCCCGGGCCCGAAGCGAGACGCCAAGCCCACCAAATAAAGTCCCTTTTTAGGAAAGGGGAGATTTGACACTCCCATGCTGCCTAGCTTCTCGGCCACAGATCTGGCTGATCACGTGCCTGATAGGCTACTATGTTGGggtcttttaaattaaaaaaaattgtggcgTTTCAGAGTGTAACCGAAGACGGACCAGCTGTTGCGCAGGCCACCGCAGTAGCCACTGGCAGGAGAAAGAGTGCTAAGTTGAGGTAACATTTACACAAATTATTAACTTCTCTAGGTGTCTCGAGTCAagtatatttaagttatatatatatgctgTGTTTAAACACCGTCGGGTTTTGATTTCTTAAGTTGACTGGCTATTTAATAAAAGCCGTATGCTCAGAGCCAATGGTATTTTGGAAATTGCGTCGACGAATTCTTGCTGAGATCTGTCGATGCGAAAATTGCATTAAAATTGTCTGTGACACGTGGCCAAAACGCGAATTCGAAACTAACGTTGTTTGGCATTTTCTTTGGCATCACCAAAAggtaaatgaaatatttcaaaaagatTTTCCGTAACGTTTCAGCTTAAAAAAAGTTCAgtgttttatatgtaacattatgtaaacaaTGAGCGTGTGTATTGCTTTTGCTCtcatgaaatgaaaaatattcctTAAATAGTTATAGTTTGGAACCGGGAAAAGGTCAATGCCCTGAAGATCCCAGAACTCAAGCGCTTTCGAGAAAAAACGATAAAGTTAGAAACTCAGCGGGATCACAAACTTTAGATAACTCACTGAACGCGGCCAAGCCAAGAGTTTAACTTACAGTCGGGATATTTGTTACTTAGTACTTGAGCTTTAAAAGAATTTTCACAAACTAAGCAATTACTTTAAATGCATTGGATTTGACATACCgaagtcatacttagcgctaagtccGTTGTTCCAAACAGAGCGTTTTTTAATCGACACTTTGTTTCGCACattctttaagaaaatacAATTCGTAAAAGGCCGGCTtagcacttgcgagccttctgggaGTGTGAGCGTGGGCGAGTCACTTAATATTTTCTCCTGCCTGTTAGGCCCCTGTTGTATAAAAAGAAATCTCTAATCTAAATATTCCTAAATTAGGTCTTGTAATTGTCTTCAATACTGGGAATACTTTTTCAcaaggatttatttatttattaatacttcgttgcattacaacatgaaaattaaacatatatgaAATGGAGggctggcggccttatcgaaTTCGaacgatctcttccaggcaaacaCTGTgagaataaaaaatgtattaaatcaGATAAGGtagcaagaagtgcaaaaataaatattacataagaaaaactaaaaacaaaataagctaataaagtatatatgaAAGGTTTTCACGCGAAGCCCCTATTGTCtgattaagtaaataaattagtagTCATCTAGACACTTAAACTTATAATACAGTtcttaatatgtttattattctagaGCTTTCCGTTATTGTTTTAGTGGATTAGTCGTGAATTCTTAAGGCGTTCAAGAGATATGGAGAAATAACAATTGTTTCTAATGTACGCACGGTTTAGCCGTCGTAACTTGGGTTCGGATTGTATTAGCCGATAAACTCAATGTTCTATTATTGAATCTATACGTAAAACACGTTGCATGGTAACGACTAAtcatttaatagaaaaaagaataaaaggATAGTTGGTATTCACACTTTAGTTTCCCTAATTAACGACAGATGTCTATGAACTATTTTGATGTTCTTTCCAATACCtttgttaatttcttttacaacttttttatACAACGGTGCAAACAGACGTGcttaatgttaagtaatatCGCTCATGGGCACTCACATAGCAAGTTGGTACGTTTTTTTCTGAACCTTTAATATTACAGGCTacatcaaaacattaaaaaaaaaccagtggcgctacaacatctttaggtcttggcctcagatttctgaatctgtttcatgatcacttttaaatctaataggcaagtaggtgatcagcttccagtgtctgacacacgccgtcgactttttgggtgtaagacatgtcggtttccttacgatgttttccttcaccgttcgagcaaatgttaaatgcgcacatagaaataaagtccattggtgcactgccGGGGATttaacctacgacctcaggtatgagagtcgcacgctgaagccactaggcaaacaacatcaaaacatttacaaactgaaatacaaaaagaa encodes the following:
- the LOC125052672 gene encoding transcription factor SPT20 homolog, whose product is MKLLVILSLAISSVVCQAPYPPSGWRPDGPSFDLPQKPLKQEYLPVDPRRPANPSFDNGVDVSVQGLPTVEQQPIFQVSPINGQLFSAPSINADIRNLDPSFRQIQYQQQLQKAQEFARQREFDAKVRSSNGLPSQQVPRQFVQTTTVKPEFKTAEPTTETFDLNEEEVDPKEQKENVSVEVTKQNVQEYPPELFLSPLTQLKSPQFVSLEQLGQLRAPLYYQPIQSSNFPGFDGPAHLSALPSVLAQKQVLEQQTQPLTQNPIIVQEPLREPTNPYQQINQYQPQIQAFPFQPQPVVYQPQAINPAQTNQFAQPQYQPGQVPQPNPDVENIEPTEQQTQTQVPQYQTPVFIQPQAQPVQPNQFIQPNFAQPNPYAQPNQFVQPSQVQPNIFPQAGQYQPIIQPNQYAQPQFVQAFEQQQSGVDQQAQQPQIIYQNVQPQYYQPSQYQDQAQANQYDIQNQYPQAQGQVALQSGINDLPDNGLDAEELEENEGNRATAVATAFGTRTQPRVVPTYGAPAPVPTYQTTTEANDESVTEDGPAVAQATAVATGRRKSAKLRSRRIRPVFTVDRSGHLVLAQEQ